ATCCACCTGAGCGAGGAAGAAACCCGAGAGCTGATCGACGCGCAGCTTCGCGCCGCCGGTTGGGAAGCAGACAGCGTGCAGTTGCGGTACGCCAAGGGGACCCGCCCTACGAAGGGGCGGAATCTGGCCATTGCCGAGTGGCCGATCGGAGAGAAGGAACGGGCCGATTACGCCCTGTTCGCCGGGCTGACGCTTGTGGGCGTGGTCGAGGCCAAACGTAAGCACAAGAGTGTGATGAGCAGTCTGGAGCAGGCGGCGCGCTACAGCCGTCACTTCAACCTGGCCAGCGTCCCGGATCTCGACTACCCACACGGACCGTGGGGGGAATTCCGGGTGCCCTTCCTGTTCGCGACGAACGGCCGCCCCTACCTGGCACAGCTGAGAACCGAGAGTGGCATCTGGTTCCGGGATGCGCGCCGCACCGTGAACCCGTCCCATCCGCTGCCCGGCTGGCACAGCCCGCAGGATCTGCTGGCCCTACTGAGTCAGGACACTGCCGCCGCCGATGAGCGCCTGAAGTCCGAGCCGATGGAGTACGAGTTGAGCCTGCGGCCGTACCAGAAGACCGCGATTCAGGCGGTCGAAGCCGGGATTGCTGCCGGTCAGCGTGAACTGCTGCTGGCCATGGCCACCGGTACCGGCAAGACCAAGACGGCCATCGCTCTGATCTACCGCCTGTTGAAAGCAGGTCGGTTCCGGCGCGTGCTGTTCCTCGTGGACCGCGAGACGCTGGGCGAGCAGGCCAGCAACGACTTCAAGACCACCCGCCTGGAAGGCACGCGCACGTTCGCCGAGACCTTCGGCCTGACCGCGCTGGGCGACGGCGACATCGATACGGACACGAACGTGCATGTCACGACCGTTCAGGGGCTCGTGCGGCGCGTCACGGGTGACACCCCACCGGCGGTGGGGACGTACGACCTGATCGTGGTGGACGAGGCGCACCGTGGCTACACGCTGGACCGTGAACTGGCCGACGCAGAACTCGGCTGGCGCAACGAGAACGAGTACGTCAGCAAGTACCGGCAGGTGATCGAGTACTTCGACGCGGTCAAGGTTGCCCTGACCGCCACGCCCGCGCTACACACCACCGAGATTTTCGGCAAGCCCGTGTACGCCTACACGTACCGCCAGGCGGTGCTGGACGGCGTGTTGATCGATCACGAGCCTCCGACGCTGATCGAAACGGAACTGTCCATGACGGGCATCCGCTTCAAACGGGGCGAGCAGATCCCCACGTACACGCCTGGCGCGGATGAAGTCGTGCTGTTCGAAGCCCCTGACGACGTGGGCCTGGAGATTGAGGACTTCAACCGGCGGGTGATCGCCAAGGGCTTCAACCGGGCCGTGTGCACCTTCCTGGCCGAGCACCTGAATCCCTTCGGGCCGGACAAGACCCTGGTGTTCTGCGTGAACGACCGCCACGCCGACGAGGTCGTGGACCTCCTCCGGGAAGCTCTGCGGGCGAAGTACGGGGAACTGGACGACGGAGCGGTCATGAAGATCACGGGCGCGAGTGATCAGCCCCTTCAGCTCACGCGGCGATTCCGGAACGAGTCGAGTCCAGCGATCGCCGTCACCGTGGACCTGCTGACCACTGGTGTGGACGTCCCGGCGATCAGCACGCTGGTGTTCCTGCGCCGCGTCAGCAGCCGGATCCTGTTCGAGCAGATGCTGGGCCGCGCCACGCGCCGCTGCGACGAGATCGACAAGACCGTGTTTCGCATCTACGACGCCGTCCGCGCCTACGAAGCCATTCAAGACTTCATCACGATGCCCGCCGTCGTACAGCAGCCCAAACGCAGCTTCGTGAGCCTCGGGGAGGATCTCCAGGCCGCCCCGACCCCTGAGGCCCGCGCCCTGCTCCGGGATGAACTGGTCGCGAAACTCCAGCGGGTCAAAGGACGCCTGACCGACGCCGCCCGCGACACCTTCGAAGGAGAGACCGGCCACAAGCCCGAAGCGTTCATTCAGGTGCTCCGGCAGGCCACGCCCGACGAGGCCGCCGCCCTGATCACGCAGCACGCGCCCATGCTGACGCTGCTGGACACCGGCCGCACCAGCGGCGGGCAGCCCATCTACATCAGCGAGCATGCCGACCAGGTGATGTACGTGCAGTCCGAATTCCCCGGCGGTCGTCGCGCCGAGGACTATCTGAGTGCCTTCGAGCAGCTGGTGCAGAAAAACCAGGATCTGCTGCCCGCGCTGAGCACCGTCCTGACGCGCCCCGCCGACCTGACCCGCACCGACCTGCTGGACCTGAAACGGCAACTGGACGCACAGGGCTTCAGCGAAGTGAACCTGCAACGCGCCTACGCCAACGTGAAGAACGTCGACGCTGCCGCCAGCATCATCGGATTCATCCGGGCCGCCGCGCTGAACGAATCTCCCCAACCCTTCGACGCGCGGGTGGACGCCGCACTCGCCCGGCTGCTCGGCACGAAAACCTGGACGCCCCCGCAGCAGAAGTGGCTGCAGCGCCTCGCCGCGCAACTCAAAGCGAACGGGTACCTGGACCGTGACCTGCTCGACCAGCCCACCAACCCAGTTCGCAAGGAACTGGGCGGATTCGACCGCCTCAGCACAGCTGTGTTCGGGGGAGCCCTTCCAACACTCCTCAGTGAATTCCAACAGCAAGTCTGGAGTTCTCAAGCATAAATCTTGCAACTCCCACATTCATGCCTTGCATTCAGCCTCTCACGTCATGTAGTGACGCTCTGAGGAAAATCACACAGCGAATGTAGATGACTGGCCACTCATCCTCATTTGCACTAACGACATACACATAAGGCGACTAGGATTCACTCATGGATGAAGTCGGATCAGAAACGTCCCCGAGTGCCGAACAGTTCCCCCCAGAAACCCCTCCTGCCCCACAGCAGAAGCCCCGTCGGCGCCTGAATCCCTGGCTGGCCGGTGCAGCCGCATTGCTGCTGGTTACGGGAGGGGCAGGTCTGGCCTACGCAACAGCAGGAGGTTGGCGCTCGCCCGCACCTGTCCTGGATCAATACTTCGACGCCGCACGCGAAAAGAACCGGGCCGCACTGAAAGCCACCCTGGTTCCCCGCGCGCAGGAGCAACTGGCGCGTGTCGACCTGGACCGCATCCTGGAGGGTCTGCCCAACTACGAGCGCCCCGTGGTGACCTACCGCATCGTGTATCCCGAAGGGGTCCAGCGGTACTTCACCCGCCACGCCACCGTGGTCTTCATGTACGACAGTGACCGGAGCCGCAACATCCAGCAGGCCTACCAACCCATCCACCTTCAACTCAACCGCGGCCAGTGGGGCATTGTTCCGATTGGCCCCCTGGCCAGTGCCGCTGCTACACACGCATTGGAGATTCAGAAGGCACGGCAGGTCACCGGAGAACGCCCCACCATGGACCGGGCGGGCATCCAGAAGATCCGGGCGACCACACAGAAGCACGCTGGCGCCCTGAAGGCCCTGCTCGCCACAGCGCTGGCCTACGACGAGGAATTCACTGCGCAGAAACTGCAGCAGGGAGCACTGGACAACGCAGGCGTCATTGAAAGCCGCCTGACCCGATTCTCGCGCCTGAACGCGACGGAGGACCTGTTCATCCAGGCCAGCGCGCGCAGAGAGGGCGGTGACCTGCAGGGCGCCATGGCCTTACTGAAACAGGTCACCCAGAGCACGGCCGCCACAGCTGAGCAGAAAGCACGGGCCCGCGAGGAACTGTCGAACGTAGGCACGAGCCGCCTGTCCGAATTGCTCACCGAGTCCAACAATCTTTATCACCGCGCGGAATACCAGCAGGCCATCAGTAAGCTGCAGATGGTCCTCGACAGTGAGGACGCCAGCTACTCGCAACGGGCACAGGCGCAGAGTCTGATTGCCTACGCGTACCGCGACTACACGGATGCCCCCAACAACATGCAGCGGGCCATTGGTGCCGCGCGCGCCGCCACGTCCCTGGATAGCAGCGAAGCTGCGTACTGGTGTCAGCTCGGCGACCTGCTCCGTCAGTACGACGTCAATGAGGAAGCCAATACTGCTTTCCAGAAAGGCATCGAGGTCGCATGGGATCCAGAGACCAAGGCGAACTGCTACGTGTGGCAGGGCGTCAACTACCGCGCTCAGGGCGAGTATGAGATCGCCCGGTACGTCTGGGAAGCCGCACTGAATCTGGACCCGGCGAATGATGACGCCCGGCGATTCCTGGAAAGTTACAGCTTCAACTGGTAATCAGTCCCAGATGCGGCACCCGGCAATATCAACCGGGTGCCGCATTCTGCCGGTGGGGGACTGCTGGAGGCATGTCGCGCCGGTCAGCCCCTCCCCACCAGCAGGGTTATTCCGCTTCGTTCAGCGCCTGAACAGCTTCCAGTGCGTAACCGACGTACTCGGCCATCTGTCCCGTGCGGAGGGCTTCCCGGTTCCCCCGGTAGTAGAGGTTCCGGAACTGGACGCTCATGCCGACCGCGTCACGGTCGCGGTCCTGACCGGGAACGTGCCAGATGAACTCCTCGTCCCCCATGCCGTGCGCCATGTACACGTCGAATCCGTTTGACTTCCAGGGTTCCGAACCCACTGAGGGAATCACGCGGAAGGGCCAGGTGATCTGCCCCATATCCCACAGGGCGCGCTTCAACGCGAATTCACGCACCTGATCATCCGCGAACGCCTGTGCCCGGAGCCGCTCGAAATGCTGCATGGCCGCCTGCACCAGCAGGACGTGAGGGTCGGCGTTCCGGTAAAGCTCGTGGAGTCCCACCGTCTGCAGATCAGCCAGTGTCCTCACGGTGAACCAGTCCAACGGCTCTATGATTCCGGCGATCCAGCTCTCCTGTCGGCCCGACGGCACATGAGGCAACGCGCACGAGTACGCACCGTCCCGTGACACCAGCAGCGCGAAAGGTTCATGTGCGGCGTGTTCCAGTTGCACCTGATGCTCGTACGGGAGTCGGCCCACCAGCGCACGCACCTGATCGATGTTCCCCTGAAGCCAGAAGCCGTCCCGACGCCGCCCGTCAGGCCACAGGTCGCAGTTCCGCCACACCCCACGGCATGCCATCCCCCCAGCAGGAAGATTCTGGAACCAGTGGTCGTAGGGTTTCGGGCCGCTCAGGAGGGCTTCTTCGATGGCCACGCGGAACGGGGGCGCGACATGAACGCCGGTCATCCACTGCCACTCCGGCTGCATGAAGTTCAACGCCGAGATGACGTCGCGCCCCGCCGGAACCAGCTTCGCGCCGTCATACACAGGGATTTCGTCGTCAATCAGGTCCACCAGATTGCGGTGCACGAAGAAGAACTCTCCCCGTCCGTCCTGCGGGCCGAGGAGGGTGAGCGTGCCGCCCTCGCCACCGAGCACCACGGCCCGGATCAGATTGGCCCGGTTGGTCGTCCAGGTGTGATCCCGGTAGAGCCAGTTCCCGCCAGTCGGCCACGGGGCGCTCAAGGAGCCACCGGTTCAGGCGCCTGGTACGGCTGCAAGGTGAGGTACGCCTCGGCGAGACCCCGGACGTCACTGCGCCACACCAGGAAAGGCGATCCGGCAGGTTGCTCCTGCTGCGCCCACCTGAACACGGCGGCCAGGAACGCCGTG
This region of Deinococcus sp. JMULE3 genomic DNA includes:
- the hsdR gene encoding type I restriction-modification system endonuclease, whose protein sequence is MPSSPPSNFEELSRVEPLLAQLGTLAERYAVQDPNTALLKLRQYGELLAQVIAARSGHLLEEDETQVARLARLQREGVLPREVWQLLTELRRAGNEANHAFTGEKQQALSHLKFGWIVGVWLIRTFHDATYTCGDFIDPPQREDAERLRTLLAEAEQARADAERRLKDAQAQAPKDTSGIATAANQAAARIHLSEEETRELIDAQLRAAGWEADSVQLRYAKGTRPTKGRNLAIAEWPIGEKERADYALFAGLTLVGVVEAKRKHKSVMSSLEQAARYSRHFNLASVPDLDYPHGPWGEFRVPFLFATNGRPYLAQLRTESGIWFRDARRTVNPSHPLPGWHSPQDLLALLSQDTAAADERLKSEPMEYELSLRPYQKTAIQAVEAGIAAGQRELLLAMATGTGKTKTAIALIYRLLKAGRFRRVLFLVDRETLGEQASNDFKTTRLEGTRTFAETFGLTALGDGDIDTDTNVHVTTVQGLVRRVTGDTPPAVGTYDLIVVDEAHRGYTLDRELADAELGWRNENEYVSKYRQVIEYFDAVKVALTATPALHTTEIFGKPVYAYTYRQAVLDGVLIDHEPPTLIETELSMTGIRFKRGEQIPTYTPGADEVVLFEAPDDVGLEIEDFNRRVIAKGFNRAVCTFLAEHLNPFGPDKTLVFCVNDRHADEVVDLLREALRAKYGELDDGAVMKITGASDQPLQLTRRFRNESSPAIAVTVDLLTTGVDVPAISTLVFLRRVSSRILFEQMLGRATRRCDEIDKTVFRIYDAVRAYEAIQDFITMPAVVQQPKRSFVSLGEDLQAAPTPEARALLRDELVAKLQRVKGRLTDAARDTFEGETGHKPEAFIQVLRQATPDEAAALITQHAPMLTLLDTGRTSGGQPIYISEHADQVMYVQSEFPGGRRAEDYLSAFEQLVQKNQDLLPALSTVLTRPADLTRTDLLDLKRQLDAQGFSEVNLQRAYANVKNVDAAASIIGFIRAAALNESPQPFDARVDAALARLLGTKTWTPPQQKWLQRLAAQLKANGYLDRDLLDQPTNPVRKELGGFDRLSTAVFGGALPTLLSEFQQQVWSSQA
- a CDS encoding tetratricopeptide repeat protein: MDEVGSETSPSAEQFPPETPPAPQQKPRRRLNPWLAGAAALLLVTGGAGLAYATAGGWRSPAPVLDQYFDAAREKNRAALKATLVPRAQEQLARVDLDRILEGLPNYERPVVTYRIVYPEGVQRYFTRHATVVFMYDSDRSRNIQQAYQPIHLQLNRGQWGIVPIGPLASAAATHALEIQKARQVTGERPTMDRAGIQKIRATTQKHAGALKALLATALAYDEEFTAQKLQQGALDNAGVIESRLTRFSRLNATEDLFIQASARREGGDLQGAMALLKQVTQSTAATAEQKARAREELSNVGTSRLSELLTESNNLYHRAEYQQAISKLQMVLDSEDASYSQRAQAQSLIAYAYRDYTDAPNNMQRAIGAARAATSLDSSEAAYWCQLGDLLRQYDVNEEANTAFQKGIEVAWDPETKANCYVWQGVNYRAQGEYEIARYVWEAALNLDPANDDARRFLESYSFNW